From Camelina sativa cultivar DH55 chromosome 7, Cs, whole genome shotgun sequence, one genomic window encodes:
- the LOC104699602 gene encoding double-stranded RNA-binding protein 4 isoform X2, with product MDHVYKGQLQAYALKQNLELPAYVTEREGAPHAPRFRSKVTFCGQTYQSQEFFPTLKSAEHAAAKIALASLRPQSPEGIDVAYKNLLQEIAQKGNSLLPVYATVTSGPSHSPVFTSTVEFAGKVFTGEEAKTKKLAEMSAAKVAFMSIKTGNSNQTSSPSLPCERQEAVTSNVKSSLQEIQSQPSEVLMTPDAPAKCTKVDENEFPDLHNAPASNAKEMNVALHVPENPTNDGTLNAPTSDDMKMKIAASSSPRPQNPTNVVTPNSPATNGIKRSIAACSLRMPQNPTIDGREASPCVDESEKKKLIMGTGHLSIPTGQHVFCRPWNPEITLPQDAEMLFRDDSYIAYRVMKP from the exons ATGGATCATGTATACAAAGGTCAGCTGCAAGCATATGCCCTCAAACAAAATCTGGAGCTACCCGCGTATGTCACTGAGCGAGAAGGGGCTCCTCATGCTCCTCGGTTTAGATCTAAGGTTACATTTTGTGGACAGACTTACCAGAGCCAGGAATTCTTTCCGACTCTTAAATCGGCTGAACATGCCGCTGCCAAAATAGCATTGGCTTCATTGCGGCCACAGAGTCCTGAG GGAATTGATGTTGCATACAAGAACCTGTTACAAGAGATTGCTCAGAAAGGAAATTCTCTGTTACCAGTTTATGCAACTGTTACATCTGGTCCATCGCATTCGCCAGTTTTTACTTCAACTGTTGAGTTTGCTGGGAAGGTCTTCACCGGAGAAGAGGCCAAAACCAAAAAGTTGGCTGAAATGAGTGCTGCTAAAGTAGCATTCATGAGTATAAAAACTG GGAACTCGAACCAGACCTCATCGCCTTCTTTGCCTTGTGAGAGACAAGAAGCTGTAACTTCAAATGTGAAGAGCAGTCTACAAGAGATCCAGTCCCAACCTTCCGAGGTGCTGATGACCCCTGATGCCCCAGCAAAGTGTACTAAAGTGGATGAAAATG AATTTCCAGATCTTCATAACGCACCAGCCAGTAATGCTAAGGAGATGAATGTTGCTTTGCATGTGCCTGAGAATCCTACAAACGATGGTACTCTTAATGCACCAACTAGTGATGATATGAAGATGAAAattgctgcttcttcttcgccTAGACCTCAGAATCCTACAAACGTTGTTACTCCTAATTCACCAGCTACGAATGGTATCAAGAGGAGCATTGCAGCTTGTTCTTTGCGTATGCCTCAGAATCCCACAATCGATGGTAGAGAAGCTTCACCATGTGTAGAtgagagtgagaagaagaagctcataaTGGGAACTGGCCACCTGAGTATACCAACTGGCCAACATGTATTTTGTCGTCCGTGGAACCCCGAGATAACTCTTCCTCAAGACGCGGAGATGCTCTTTAGGGATGATAGTTATATTGCCTATCGTGTCATGAAACCGTAA
- the LOC104699601 gene encoding mitochondrial zinc maintenance protein 1, mitochondrial-like — MVTGEALIAYRALLRATRKSFAGDTEMLKASASEIRKKFDENRHVASGSDITRLLEEAREATQFISTMIVQAKLNERGGYEVKASQDHAGATLELPSEEMLRKTTV; from the exons ATGGTGACCGGAGAAGCGTTGATCGCGTACAGAGCCCTGCTCAGGGCCACAAGGAAATCGTTCGCCGGAGATACCGAGATGCTGAAGGCTTCAGCGTCCGAGATCCGTAAGAAATTCGATGAAAACCGCCACGTGGCTTCCGGCTCCGACATCACTCGCCTTCTCGAAGAGGCGCGTGAAGCGACGCAGTTCATTTCCACTATGATTGTTCAGGCCAAACTCAACGAACGCGGCGGATACG AGGTGAAAGCAAGTCAGGATCACGCAGGAGCTACTTTGGAGCTTCCATCAGAAGAGATGCTTCGGAAAACAACTGTATGA
- the LOC104699602 gene encoding double-stranded RNA-binding protein 4 isoform X1, whose product MDHVYKGQLQAYALKQNLELPAYVTEREGAPHAPRFRSKVTFCGQTYQSQEFFPTLKSAEHAAAKIALASLRPQSPEGIDVAYKNLLQEIAQKGNSLLPVYATVTSGPSHLPVFTSTVEFAGKVFSGEEAKTKKLAETSAAKVAFMSIKTGNSNQTSSPSLPCERQEAVTSNVKSSLQEIQSQPSEVLMTPDAPAKCTKVDENEFPDLHNAPASNAKEMNVALHVPENPTNDGTLNAPTSDDMKMKIAASSSPRPQNPTNVVTPNSPATNGIKRSIAACSLRMPQNPTIDGREASPCVDESEKKKLIMGTGHLSIPTGQHVFCRPWNPEITLPQDAEMLFRDDSYIAYRVMKP is encoded by the exons ATGGATCATGTATACAAAGGTCAGCTGCAAGCATATGCCCTCAAACAAAATCTGGAGCTACCCGCGTATGTCACTGAGCGAGAAGGGGCTCCTCATGCTCCTCGGTTTAGATCTAAGGTTACATTTTGTGGACAGACTTACCAGAGCCAGGAATTCTTTCCGACTCTTAAATCGGCTGAACATGCCGCTGCCAAAATAGCATTGGCTTCATTGCGGCCACAGAGTCCTGAG gGAATTGATGTTGCATACAAGAACCTGTTACAAGAGATTGCTCAGAAAGGAAATTCTCTGTTACCAGTTTATGCAACTGTTACATCTGGTCCATCGCATTTGCCAGTTTTTACTTCAACTGTTGAGTTTGCTGGGAAGGTCTTCAGCGGAGAAGaggcaaaaaccaaaaagttggCTGAAACGAGCGCTGCTAAAGTAGCATTCATGAGTATCAAAACTG GGAACTCGAACCAGACCTCATCGCCTTCTTTGCCTTGTGAGAGACAAGAAGCTGTAACTTCAAATGTGAAGAGCAGTCTACAAGAGATCCAGTCCCAACCTTCCGAGGTGCTGATGACCCCTGATGCCCCAGCAAAGTGTACTAAAGTGGATGAAAATG AATTTCCAGATCTTCATAACGCACCAGCCAGTAATGCTAAGGAGATGAATGTTGCTTTGCATGTGCCTGAGAATCCTACAAACGATGGTACTCTTAATGCACCAACTAGTGATGATATGAAGATGAAAattgctgcttcttcttcgccTAGACCTCAGAATCCTACAAACGTTGTTACTCCTAATTCACCAGCTACGAATGGTATCAAGAGGAGCATTGCAGCTTGTTCTTTGCGTATGCCTCAGAATCCCACAATCGATGGTAGAGAAGCTTCACCATGTGTAGAtgagagtgagaagaagaagctcataaTGGGAACTGGCCACCTGAGTATACCAACTGGCCAACATGTATTTTGTCGTCCGTGGAACCCCGAGATAACTCTTCCTCAAGACGCGGAGATGCTCTTTAGGGATGATAGTTATATTGCCTATCGTGTCATGAAACCGTAA